Genomic segment of bacterium:
GTTTTCCACAATCAATTTCTACCTATTTCTATAAATTTCAATCTATTTCTATTATCTTATCTCCATATCACTCTTATCTCCTTATCCCCTTTCTTACACTTTTGATATATAGCCTGAACGGTTACCATTATTGCTTACTTGAAGACACGGAACTGGCTACTTCATTTTCCTTATAAAGAAGAAAGAAAATGGTAACTATTCTTAACGGACTCTTGGGGTCAAACCGTGAATGTTGAATGTAAAAGGATGACCCTAATCCTACTACGGATTTCACGGATAACGCTGATTAGCACGGATTATAAAAATAAAAAATCTGTCTCTATCCGGATCATCCGAGTAATCTGTGTACTAAAAAATAAAAGAGGAGTGTGAAGAAAAATGAAAAAATGGAAAAAGATTGTTTTATGGATAGCAGGAGGAATAGTGGTGATAATGAGTATATTGATTATTTATGTCGTTGATACCTTGTTTTATCTCTTCCCAAGAAGGGATACAGAGGCAATACGGAAAATTTTGGTAGCAGATTTTAGACGAGAGACTAGCTGGCAAAGACATCATCGCACACCACCAATAATTTGGCCTTCCCCTTTTTATGAGCCTAAATTAAAGAGAATGGGTAAATCAATACTTCCTGCGTTAATAGAAATAATAGAAGATGAGAAAGAAGATAGGTATGTTCGAGGATTTGCATCAGATTGCTTTGAATTCGTGGGAGAAGAAGGGAAAAAATATGTACCCAGATTGATTAAGATTTTAAAACAAGGGGATGAGACAGGACAATGGTGTGCAGCAAACGCTTTGGCTATTATTGCATATAAATTTGAAGATAAAAGTATTATAACTCCACTAACAGAAGCATATGTGAAAGATAATCACCCTTTTGTATGGGAATTAAGTAGAGAAAAATCTTCATTATTTAAGGGTAATAAAAAAGCTATAGGACTACTAAGTGAATATTTATTGACCGAAAAAAAATATCATGGAATACGGCGTACAGTAGCTGAAATATTAGGGAATATTGGAGATAAGAGGGCAATTGAGCCTTTAAAGGAGATATTAAAAAGGAAGGATGAACATCCGCATGTTAAAAAAGCCGCTGAAGAGGCTTTAAAAAAAATGTTAAATAAAGGAAATGAATAAAAATGAATAAAAGGATAAGTAAGTTTCTACTAACAATAATTACCATTCTAATTCTATTTATCCCTATCTTTTCAACTGGAGATGATGAGACTAAACCTCAACCAGGGGATGTATTTTTCAGAACAGACAATGTCACGCCATGACGCAATGACGCAAAGAGAAGTAAGAAAATAGTTGAAAGGAAAAGGAAAGTGTGATATAATGGTAGTTAAAGTTAAGGAAGTATCAAATTTTAAAACCACCAAGTCCACAAAGGGCACAAAGAGAGAATAATCTTATAAATCTTTGTGTTCTTTGTGTGCTTTGTGGTTCAAAACATATAATCAGTTTAATCCGTTTAATCCGCTTACTAAAAAAACAAAAAAGGAGTGTGATGGAAAAATGTTAAAGAAGATATTAATAATTGGTGGTATTTGTTTAGTGATGTTAGTGATAGCTTGGGTGTTGATGATAGGTTACTTTACTGTAGTGGTAAAGACAAAAGATGAGAAGACAATTCGTCTTGTAGACCAGAATAAGATTATGAAAATTACGGCAATTCCAATTAAGATTACTAATGCCATCATACCACCACCTAAACTTGAAAGTAAAAAACCAGAAGAAAGAAAAAGGATAATCATAAACTATCTAAAAGAAGCGATTGAGGCAAATGATAAATGGCTATTATTAAAGGGTGTAGAAATAGATAAGCGGGTACTAAGAATGGGTGATGTTATAGTTCCAGTATTAATAGAGATAGTTAGGGATACTAAACAAGAAGGTAGAGTGCGTCAATATGCAGCAAGTATGTTAGAAGAGATGTTTCGTTGTAAGAATAAAACACTTGAAGAATTAATCGGAGATGAAGAATGGAAAAAGGATGTATTTACAGAATCGTTTAACTTAATTAAAAAGATAGATATTGAGAGTGCAGTGCCTACATTATTAGAAGCGATTGAGGATGAAAATGCGTTCACGAAAGAATGTATAATCGGGATATTCGAAGAAATGAAAGATAAAAGAACAGTTGAGCCTTTGCTAAAGATTTTAGATGAGCAAAGAGTTTATCAATGGGAAACAAACTTAGGGAAAAGAACAAAAGAGGCATTGTATAAGATATTGAAGGAGACCCATGACCGAAGAATAGCTGAGGCATTAGATAGAAATGGAAGTGATTATGGGGTTTGGCTATGGGTAGATGAGGCAGGAAGACAAAAAGTAATTAACAGAGCTATGGATATATTAAGAGGTAATTATACCCCAGAAGTTAAACTTACCTATGAAGATGAAGAGAATATAAAGGCATGGGTTAAGAGGGAGAGGAGAAGATCTGCAGAAGAATTCAGAGAATTAGAATTAGAAAGAAAGAGGGTTGCAATTAAAGAAAAGGCTATTGGATTATTAGGTGTGGCTAAGGCAAAAGAGGCTGTGCCTATGTTGATTGAGATGTTAGAGAAAGAGGTAGAAAAGAGAGATTTTTTTGGTATTATGGGAAATATAATTACTGCATTAGGGAAAATAGGAACTGATGAGGCAGTAAATGTATTAATAGAGTTATGCCGAGCCAAACAGATAGGGGGGGGGGTAACAATAGAAGCATTGGGAGAATCAAAAAATAGAAAGGCTATACCATTTCTTGAAGAAGTGCTAAACGGTAATGATAAGTTTAATGGTGAATTAGCAGCAAAGGCCTTAAAGAAAATAACAGGCAAGGAATATAAATAATAATAAGAGGTGATAAAATTATGAGAAAGATTAGATTATTAGTAGTATTGCTAAGTCTATTCGTAGGTTTTAGTGTTTATGCGGATGATGGACAAGGAGGAGGAGATGAAATGGAAATAGAAATTCCACTTGCCCCCCCACCACCGCCGCCACCTCCTCCGATACCATCTCCAACTGGCAATGAAAAAGTATATATAGTCTATCGGGATACAAATGGTAAAATGGCAAAAACCCCATTGGAAGCGGTAACAGGTAAAACTGGGCATGTAGGATTTTTGATTGTTATGCCAGATGGGACAAGTTATGTGATTGATACTATTCCTGATCCCGACGGAAATGGTCCACTAAGAGATGGTGTTAGAGAGACAGATTTGAATGGATTTAATGATGGTCAGGCACAAAACCTGTGGTTCATTGATACAGAATTAACTTCAACGGAAGTAGTGGACATTATTAAGTGGTTAATTACACCAGATAAGCCAGATACTCCTGAGATAGAAGGAGTTTGGGGTAAACCTTATACCAATCCACCTACTCACATAGGAGGACAACAAAAAGGTCCTAATCAATACGATTGTGTGGGATTGGTTGAGGTGGCATTGGAAATGTTGGCTAAAAAATACCCTCTAAATCATCCTGAAAGAGAACGACTTAATCTTACACCCGATGAAGTTGAAAAATGGTGGCTCCTCCCTTATGAACAGCTAATGGAGGCATTAGCGAAATTAAAAGAAGTTGATATTACGGATATCTTTGGCGGAGAAGAGCTACCACAGCCGACTGATCCTGGGAATGATCATCCTGATGATTATATAGGGGTGTTGGGAAAACCAATACTTAAAGAGACTGAGGGACCAGTGGCTAATGTGGCGGTACTTTATCATGGATTCCCGAAAGAGGCATCAAGTATTATTGGTGATTCTTGCTGGATAACCCCTGAGTTTGAAATTGACCAGGTTACTATGTACCCTGCTATAATTATTCCCTCTGGTGGATTTTTTGGGCTGGAGACTTCACAGATACTAAAGTATAAATTAAGGAAATATGTAGAAGATGGTGGGGTATTAGTCTGTTTTGCCCAACAACAGGGGTATGAGTTTAATTGCCTGCCTGGAACTATTACTGCTTATGGGTGGACAGAAGACCAATCCTGCTGGCAAAATGCCGCTTATATCGAGACTGACCACCCTATATTCGCCTCACAACAAGATGCTACCTTAGATGTTGGTATTGACGGCTACTTCACTCAATGGCCTGATGATGCTACGATTTTACTTCGCAGAACCAAGAATCAAATGCCTGCTATGTTAATGTATAAATATGGCAAAGGCTATGTCATTGCCTCGACTATTTATACTGACTTTAGTTCAGCCTATAATCGAGCATCAGATGAAGAAATAAGGTTAGTCAATGACCTGATTAGCTATGTTGAGGATATAAATAAAGAAATTCCAGAGTATAAAGCTGGGGATGAAATAAACCTGCCCATAAAAATCACCTACGAGGAATTCTATGAATTCTTCCAGGAGACCCCAGTTAGGGCAACACAAGTAGAATTCACTATCCGCGATTCTGATAAAAAAACACTCTCTACCAGCATCTTACCACTTGCCACTCCGCTTGCTTTGGGGCAATCCACCCAAATCAATTTCACCACCACCTGCCCAGACAAATTAGGCATCTTCTGGATAAACTATACCTTAAAAGACCAGGCAGGTAATATTCTCAAGCCAGAGACAAAAGGTGAACGATTTGTTGTATCCAAGCATCTAACTGGCAGTACAAAGATTGAAGGTTATTCTATCTGGGCGATAGCAGAGGAACAAATTTTAGTTGGAGCTACAGCTACCTATACTGTTTTTGTTCGCAATGATACGGATGAAGATTTTGAAGGCAATATTGGAATAGGAGTGCATGAAGAAAAGATTAATGGTGGAAGATGGTGGGCATATGTAGGTACAATTACGGATGTTACTATCCCTAATCATTCCCAAGCT
This window contains:
- a CDS encoding HEAT repeat domain-containing protein, whose translation is MKKWKKIVLWIAGGIVVIMSILIIYVVDTLFYLFPRRDTEAIRKILVADFRRETSWQRHHRTPPIIWPSPFYEPKLKRMGKSILPALIEIIEDEKEDRYVRGFASDCFEFVGEEGKKYVPRLIKILKQGDETGQWCAANALAIIAYKFEDKSIITPLTEAYVKDNHPFVWELSREKSSLFKGNKKAIGLLSEYLLTEKKYHGIRRTVAEILGNIGDKRAIEPLKEILKRKDEHPHVKKAAEEALKKMLNKGNE
- a CDS encoding HEAT repeat domain-containing protein, encoding MLKKILIIGGICLVMLVIAWVLMIGYFTVVVKTKDEKTIRLVDQNKIMKITAIPIKITNAIIPPPKLESKKPEERKRIIINYLKEAIEANDKWLLLKGVEIDKRVLRMGDVIVPVLIEIVRDTKQEGRVRQYAASMLEEMFRCKNKTLEELIGDEEWKKDVFTESFNLIKKIDIESAVPTLLEAIEDENAFTKECIIGIFEEMKDKRTVEPLLKILDEQRVYQWETNLGKRTKEALYKILKETHDRRIAEALDRNGSDYGVWLWVDEAGRQKVINRAMDILRGNYTPEVKLTYEDEENIKAWVKRERRRSAEEFRELELERKRVAIKEKAIGLLGVAKAKEAVPMLIEMLEKEVEKRDFFGIMGNIITALGKIGTDEAVNVLIELCRAKQIGGGVTIEALGESKNRKAIPFLEEVLNGNDKFNGELAAKALKKITGKEYK